The following proteins are co-located in the Eptesicus fuscus isolate TK198812 chromosome 9, DD_ASM_mEF_20220401, whole genome shotgun sequence genome:
- the ZC3H12A gene encoding endoribonuclease ZC3H12A isoform X1, whose product MSLWEPEDSHSCQVTPRSAQEPPAEEASAAELQMKVDFFRKLGYSPAEIHSVLQKLGVHADTNTVLGELVKHGSAAERERQASPDPCPQLPLVPRGGGTPKASTLEPSSLEEDKEGSDLRPVVIDGSNVAMSHGNKEVFSCRGILLAVNWFLERGHTDITVFVPSWRKEQPRPDVPITDQHILRELEKKKILVFTPSRRVGGKRVVCYDDRFIVKLAFESDGVVVSNDTYRDLQSERQEWKRFIEERLLMYSFVNDKFMPPDDPLGRHGPSLDNFLRKKPLTADHRKQQCPYGRKCTYGIKCRFFHPERPSRPQRSVADELRANALLSPPRAPSKDKSGRRPSSPSQPGSLPPERKQCSLEGKKLGAQAPPGSHREGLTQTFVPVTTGRSLPPSGGSGSSFGPTDWFPQTLDSLPYTSQDCLDSGIGSLESQMSELWGGRGGSPYAGYNPYGAELPATPAFSPAFGRAVGAGHFSVPADYAPPPAAFPPREYWSEPYQLPQPTPVLQEPQGPSPGADRGTWGGAGGLAKERASVYTKLCGVFPPRLVEAVMGRFPQLLDPQQLAAEILSYKSQHLSD is encoded by the exons ATGAGTCTGTGGGAACCTGAAGACAGCCACAGCTGCCAAGTTACCCCCAGGTCAGCCCAGGAGCCCCCCGCGGAGGAGGCCTCTGCTGCCGAGCTGCAGATGAAGGTGGACTTCTTCCGGAAGCTGGGCTACTCCCCCGCTGAGATCCACAGCGTCCTGCAGAAGCTGGGGGTCCACGCAGACACCAACACCGTGCTGGGCGAGCTGGTGAAGCATGGGTCCGCCGCCGAGCGGGAGCGCCAGGCCTCGCCGGACCCCTGTCCTCAGCTTCCTCTGGTCCCCCGGGGTGGGGGCACCCCCAAGGCttccaccctggagccctcctcccTGGAGGAGGACAAGGAGGGCAGTGACCTGAGGCCCGTGGTCATCGACGGGAGCAATGTGGCCATGAG CCACGGGAACAAGGAGGTCTTCTCCTGCCGGGGCATCCTGCTGGCCGTGAACTGGTTTCTGGAGCGGGGCCACACCGACATCACAGTGTTCGTGCCATCCTGGAGAAAGGAGCAGCCCCGGCCCGATGTGCCCATCACCG accAGCACATCCTGCGGGAACTGGAGAAGAAGAAGATCCTGGTGTTCACACCGTCGCGGCGCGTGGGTGGCAAGCGAGTGGTGTGCTACGATGACCGCTTCATCGTGAAGCTGGCCTTCGAGTCTGACGGGGTGGTGGTTTCCAACGACACGTACCGGGACCTCCAGAGCGAGCGGCAGGAGTGGAAGCGCTTCATCGAGGAGCGGCTGCTCATGTATTCCTTCGTCAATGACAA GTTCATGCCCCCCGATGACCCCTTGGGCCGTCACGGGCCAAGCCTGGACAACTTCCTGCGTAAGAAGCCACTCACAGCCGATCACAGGAAGCAGCAATGCCCCTATG gaAGAAAATGCACCTACGGGATCAAGTGCCGGTTCTTCCATCCGGAGCGGCCGAGCCGTCCCCAGCGCTCCGTGGCAGATGAGCTCCGTGCCAACGCCCTGCTCTCGCCCCCTAGGGCTCCCAGCAAGGACAAAAGTGGCCGGCGACCTTCTTCTccatctcagcctggctctcTGCCCCCAGAGCGTAAGCAGTGTAGCCTGGAAGGGAAGAAACTGGGAGCCCAGGCACCCCCAGGGTCCCACCGAGAGGGTCTGACCCAGACCTTTGTCCCAGTGACCACAGGCAGGAGCCTCCCACCCAGtgggggcagtggcagcagctttGGGCCCACGGACTGGTTCCCACAGACCCTGGATTCCCTCCCGTACACCTCTCAGGACTGCCTGGACTCGGGCATCGGCTCCCTGGAGAGCCAGATGTCAGAACTGTGGGGGGGTCGAGGAGGGAGCCCTTATGCTGGCTACAACCCCTATGGGGCTGAGCTCCCAGCCACCCCGGCCTTCTCTCCAGCCTTCGGGCGGGCTGTGGGTGCTGGCCACTTCAGCGTCCCTGCCGACTACGCACCTCCACCAGCTGCCTTTCCACCTCGAGAGTACTGgtctgagccataccagctgccccaacccaccccagtcctgcaggagccccaggggcccagcccaggggctGACAGGGGCACATGGGGTGGGGCAGGCGGCCTGGCCAAGGAGCGAGCCAGTGTGTACACCAAGCTGTGTGGCGTCTTCCCCCCACGCCTGGTGGAGGCCGTGATGGGGCGCTTCCCACAGCTCCTGGACCCCCAGCAGCTGGCTGCCGAGATCCTCTCCTACAAGTCCCAGCATCTCAGTGACTAG
- the ZC3H12A gene encoding endoribonuclease ZC3H12A isoform X2 gives MTTLGSPPHVSHLFCRFMPPDDPLGRHGPSLDNFLRKKPLTADHRKQQCPYGRKCTYGIKCRFFHPERPSRPQRSVADELRANALLSPPRAPSKDKSGRRPSSPSQPGSLPPERKQCSLEGKKLGAQAPPGSHREGLTQTFVPVTTGRSLPPSGGSGSSFGPTDWFPQTLDSLPYTSQDCLDSGIGSLESQMSELWGGRGGSPYAGYNPYGAELPATPAFSPAFGRAVGAGHFSVPADYAPPPAAFPPREYWSEPYQLPQPTPVLQEPQGPSPGADRGTWGGAGGLAKERASVYTKLCGVFPPRLVEAVMGRFPQLLDPQQLAAEILSYKSQHLSD, from the exons ATGACAA CACTGGGAAGTCCCCCTCATGTCTCCCACCTCTTCTGCAGGTTCATGCCCCCCGATGACCCCTTGGGCCGTCACGGGCCAAGCCTGGACAACTTCCTGCGTAAGAAGCCACTCACAGCCGATCACAGGAAGCAGCAATGCCCCTATG gaAGAAAATGCACCTACGGGATCAAGTGCCGGTTCTTCCATCCGGAGCGGCCGAGCCGTCCCCAGCGCTCCGTGGCAGATGAGCTCCGTGCCAACGCCCTGCTCTCGCCCCCTAGGGCTCCCAGCAAGGACAAAAGTGGCCGGCGACCTTCTTCTccatctcagcctggctctcTGCCCCCAGAGCGTAAGCAGTGTAGCCTGGAAGGGAAGAAACTGGGAGCCCAGGCACCCCCAGGGTCCCACCGAGAGGGTCTGACCCAGACCTTTGTCCCAGTGACCACAGGCAGGAGCCTCCCACCCAGtgggggcagtggcagcagctttGGGCCCACGGACTGGTTCCCACAGACCCTGGATTCCCTCCCGTACACCTCTCAGGACTGCCTGGACTCGGGCATCGGCTCCCTGGAGAGCCAGATGTCAGAACTGTGGGGGGGTCGAGGAGGGAGCCCTTATGCTGGCTACAACCCCTATGGGGCTGAGCTCCCAGCCACCCCGGCCTTCTCTCCAGCCTTCGGGCGGGCTGTGGGTGCTGGCCACTTCAGCGTCCCTGCCGACTACGCACCTCCACCAGCTGCCTTTCCACCTCGAGAGTACTGgtctgagccataccagctgccccaacccaccccagtcctgcaggagccccaggggcccagcccaggggctGACAGGGGCACATGGGGTGGGGCAGGCGGCCTGGCCAAGGAGCGAGCCAGTGTGTACACCAAGCTGTGTGGCGTCTTCCCCCCACGCCTGGTGGAGGCCGTGATGGGGCGCTTCCCACAGCTCCTGGACCCCCAGCAGCTGGCTGCCGAGATCCTCTCCTACAAGTCCCAGCATCTCAGTGACTAG